From the Cryptosporangium minutisporangium genome, one window contains:
- the ftsE gene encoding cell division ATP-binding protein FtsE, with product MITLDRVTKTYPKSRRPALDDVNVNVEKGEFVFFIGPSGSGKSTFIRLLLKEETPTSGKVLVAGRDVATIRPWKVPQLRRSVGCVFQDFRLLPNKTAAENVAFALEVIGKTRSVIRRVVPEVLSLVGLEGKENRYPHELSGGEQQRVAVARAFVNRPLVLLADEPTGNLDPDTSIEIMRLLDRINRTGTTVVMATHDSNIVNQMRRRVVELDRGRVIRDQARGVYG from the coding sequence GTGATCACCCTCGACCGCGTGACCAAGACGTACCCGAAGTCGCGTCGCCCCGCCCTCGACGACGTGAACGTCAACGTCGAGAAGGGCGAGTTCGTCTTCTTCATCGGGCCGTCGGGTTCAGGGAAGTCCACGTTCATTCGGTTGCTCCTCAAGGAGGAGACCCCCACCTCCGGCAAGGTGCTGGTCGCTGGACGGGACGTCGCGACGATCCGTCCGTGGAAGGTGCCGCAGCTCCGACGCAGCGTGGGCTGCGTCTTCCAGGACTTCCGGCTGCTTCCGAACAAGACCGCGGCGGAGAACGTCGCGTTCGCCCTCGAAGTGATCGGCAAGACTCGTTCGGTGATCCGCCGGGTCGTACCCGAGGTGCTGAGTCTCGTCGGTCTGGAGGGCAAGGAGAACCGCTACCCGCACGAGCTCTCCGGTGGTGAGCAGCAGCGGGTCGCGGTGGCGCGGGCGTTCGTCAACCGGCCGCTGGTGCTGCTGGCCGACGAGCCGACCGGAAACCTCGACCCGGACACCTCGATCGAGATCATGCGTCTGCTCGACCGGATCAACCGCACGGGCACCACCGTCGTCATGGCCACGCACGACTCGAACATCGTCAACCAGATGCGCCGCCGCGTGGTCGAGCTCGATCGCGGTCGGGTCATCCGTGACCAGGCGCGCGGTGTGTACGGATGA